TGCCAATGCGGCAGAGCTTGGAGCTAACTCCGTAACATCTGAAACGCTGCAATATGCAACGTTAATGCTTGTCATGATACCCATCCTATTCGTGTATCCGTTCTTGCAAAAATATTTTGTAAAAGGCATGCTGCTTGGATCTGTCAAAGGCTAAGGTGATTCTGGATATTTTTCCATTGATCATACACAATTCTGAATTAAACTATTTATAGGAGATGAGAACATGAGTCGTCAAAAAAGAGGGGTATTGACCAGTTTAGTTAGTCTAACAGCGATAAGTTTGCTAGTTGCAGGTTGTGGAAGCAGTACAGGCAGCACTACGCCTTCGGCTGCTCCAACGAACGAGGCCAAGGAGCCGGTCTCTCTTAAAATTATGGGCAACTACGATTCACCGACGCTATCGGAAGCGGATCAAAAATTCGTTAAATCTTTGGAAGAGAAAAATAATGTGAAGGTTCAGTTCGATATTCCGCCAATAACGGGGTATGCAGAAAGACTGCAGTTGATGCTAGCCTCCGGTACCTATCCAGACTTAGTATTTTTCCCGGGTACTACAGATGTTAGCTTCCAAAACGCAGTGAAAGACGGGATTCTCTTACCTGTCAATGCGTATATTGATAAATTTCCTGAGCTTAAAAAGTATACGTATCCAACTGCACTTGATTCACTTAAAGTTAAAAATGATGGTGACATTTACGGTATCCCAAGAACTTCCATTCTTCGCAATGACGGATTCTGGGTTAGAAATGATTGGTTGCAAAACGTAGGCGTTACGGTACCGGCAGACGGTCAAGTGACCATTGAGCAGTTTGAAGATATTTTGAAAAAATTCACGTTTAACGATCCTGACAAAAACGGTAAAAATGATACGTACGGATATGCTGGATATGTTAACGTACAAACAAAAGTGTTTGAACCTGTTCTGACTGGCCCATTTGGTGCGTTAGGTTGGCAAGAAAGCAAAAATGGCACTTATAAATACATGGATTCCAAATTTGATACTAGCACTACACGTTATAAAGATGCTTTAGCATTTACGGCTAAACTTTATAAAGAAGGCGTGTTCGATCCGGATTCAGCTACGAATGACGATACGAAGAGCAGAGAACGTTTCTGGCGCGGTATGACAGGTGTATACCCAGGATTTGCAGGTCACTATACGTGGCATTTACCAGAAATCCAAAAGCAAACACCAAGTGCGGATCTTACCTACATTTGGGTAAAAGGAGCAGACGGCAAAATACTTAACGCGGGAGCAACAGGTGCCACGGGAGCTTGGGGATTCTGGGCTATTACCAAAACGTCCAAAAACCCACTAAAAGCAGCACAGTTTCTGAACTCATGGATCACTGATGATACGTGGACAATCGTTAAAGATGGTTATGAAGGAAATGACTACACAGTGAAAGACGGTCAAAAGGTAGGCATTACACCTCTGCCAAAAGATTATGTTCGTACGAACACGATGAGACGCGCTTACGATGAATCCTTCTTTATTAAAGTCGGTACACCACAAGCCGTCGTAGACAAAATTAAACCATGGTTGAAAACGGCAGTTGAAACAGCGGTTGTATCCAAAGATCTTGGTTATGTGCCTGAGGCTGCTAAAAAACCAAACTATCAGGACTACAAAAAAACATGGGATCAAACCATTATGAAAATCATTATGGGTAAAGAACCAGTCGACAAATTCACAGAGCTTCAAAGTGGTTGGTACAAGAATGGCGGCGATGAGTACGCCAAGCAAATGAACGACTATATCGCCGGCTTGAAGAAATAACGTTAGTAATCGGCAGGGTTTTCAGCCTGATAGGAATTCGCATCCCAGAGCCGTTCCAGCTCTGATGCCTGACTCCACTGAATAGCGAATAGCCATCCTTTGTCATAGGGAGATTCGTTCAGCAGTTGTGAGGCACGCTCTAGCAGGATATTCACTGCGGTTATTTTCCCTGATAGGGGAGAATTCAGATCATGCTCGTTATCCACAGTCTCTAGCGAGCCTATGAACTCGTTTTGCATGACTATTGCATCCCGCTCCGGCAATTCGATGTAAAGAATCATCCCTAGTTGCTCGAGACCATTCTCGGTTAACCCAATAACAGCCCTATCCCCTTCTTGCCGAATCCAGAAATGATCTCTTGTATACTTCAAATTCACAGGTACTGACATATCTGTCCTCCTTCATGAAGAAAAGCTCCTCGGCAGCATTCGCATGCCAACCTGAGGAGCTTTCTCTCTATTGTCTAAACCTTATTTGACAACCAAGTTTTTGTCGCCTGGTTTCCAGTTCATTGGGCACAATCCGCCGGATTGAAGCGCTTGAAGCACACGAAGTGTTTCTTCTACGCTGCGGCCTACGTCGTTGTGGTTAACAACTTCGTATTTCAGTTCGCCTTCTGGATCGATGATGAAAAGACCACGAAGCGCGATACCTTCTTCTTCGATCAGAACGCCGTAGTCACGTGCTACGGATTTCGTGATGTCAGCAGCAAGAGGGAATTCCAATTTGCCAAGACCGTTGTCGTTGATTGGTGTGTTGATCCATGCTTTGTGTGTATGGATGCTGTCGATGGAAACACCTAGAATTTCAGTGTCCAATTCTTTGAATTGAGCAGCTGCATGACTAAGTGCAGTAATTTCAGTTGGACATACGAATGTGAAATCCAATGGGTAGAAGAAAAGAACTAACCATTTTCCTTTGTAATCGGACAAAGAAGCTTTACCAAATTCTTTACCGTCGCCTGTAGCTGTCTCCATTGTAAAATCAGGAGCTTGTTTACCAACTAAACGCTCTGCCATGTATAATTCCTCCTCAAATCTATCTTATTCGTATAAAATGGTAACATTCGACTAGATGAAAGTCAATAATTAGATCTTATACTAGATAATAATTATTTTAACCAGGAAATCAATCTGGAGACGCCTAGCAAATCTTATATTTGATCGCATGTAAGGGAACTATAGGACGCTAATTAGGCAAAAAGTTGGCATGCGAGTGTCATAGCGGAACTACAGGGTCTTATTTCCACAAAAATCGTTGAAATTCCCTTGAAACAGCTAAATAGCGCACTGTAGTTCCCTCCCTCTGTTCTTAGCGTTTTTCTTACATATACTCGCCCATTCGTAGGAATACAACATTCTTGAAGCAGGGTTCTCTAGAAGATAAGGGAGCTGTTTCTCTAAAATCATCAAGAGGGCATACGGGAATAGAGGATGTGCTATTAATTCCTCATTTTCCCATATATGCACGTTTGATTCCACGGTCTCTTGGTGGTTTACCCTCCCATGACTCAACGGGTCGCAGCCCTTACATTCCTTCGTTATACCTGTCCAAGAGGTGGAGGCCGAGATGCTCTAGTAACGGGTCTGTGCCCTTTGGGAACTACTACTCGGTACTTCCGTGCTTTTCGTCATGCGTGATCCTACGAATGGGCCAACATACGCCCCTAGTTAAAAAGCGTTGCTTCCTTCAACTTTCTGACACTCCAGCGGAGCACAATAAACAATGACCAGGATAAACTAAGCAGCTTGCTGCTGCTCCATGTCCGATTTGAATTCTTCTTGCCGTTTTACCATACCGATGATTATACGTGCTAATTTACCGATTAATTTAAAAATAGAGCGGTGCTTTTTCATCTTCATGACCTGTACATTGTGGATATGCCACTGCTGAAAACTCGGATGATTGTTGACAAGTGTGAGTACCGCTAAATACAAATATTTTCGCAATTGGGGCCTTCCACGTTTTGAAAGGGTCACTTTACCTTGATGCTTGCCTGAACTCTGATTCACGAGGTTCATCCCGGCTTGCGAGAGGATTTGTTGACCGTGCGCATACTTGCTTAGGTCCCCGCACCCTGCCAACAATGCCGAGATCATCAACGTGCTCAAACCCTTCAGACTCCGTAGTAAGGGGACCTCCGGTAGTGGTTCAAGCAGCCCTTCCAGCTCTTGTTCGAACTCTCGCAGTCGTTCAGCCAAGCGCTCATAGTCCTCAAGAAGCCTTTTCAGATCATTTCGCGCTTCCACGTACCCTACTTTACTGCCGACGGAATTGCGGGCTGCTGCGATGAGTCTGGTAGCAATCTCCATGCCGGTTCTACCCCCAGCTCGCTTCATTCCGCCTTTTTCTCTCCATAAAGATACCATCTCCAGCGGCGTTAATAGTCTTACGTCTGCCGGCAACGGAAAGATCTTGAGTGAGGCCAGGGAACGGACGGTTGTCCAGTCCTCAAAAACACGGCAGTACTCGGGAAAGTGGATGTCAAGTAAGCGGAAGATGCGGTTTTTTAGGCTTGTTTGCTGGTTCACCCAGTATTCCCGGTCATTCATGACCATACGTATGCGCTGGTAAACGTCCCCATGCTGATAATAAGGAAAGTAAAATCCCCGACAGACCGCATCTGCGATAACCAAAGCATCTTTGAAGTCGTTTTTGGACTGACTGTTGTCTCGATTCTCTTTGTTTCTATACGTGGTTAAGGGATTGACCAGAACGACTTCATGGTTGTTTTGCGTTAGCCAGTCAGTAAGATTAAACCAGTAGTGCCCCGTTGGTTCGAGTCCAATGAGGAACGAAGTGAGATTTTTTTGGGCTAGTAAATTTTGAATCCAGCGAAATAATTTTTCGAAACCCTCTCTTCCGTTTTCAAACGAAATAGGTCGTCCGATTTCGATCCCACGGAAGTTGACAGCCCGAGCAACGTGTTTTTCTTTGGCAATATCTACACCAACGATAAGATGATTCGTGGTAATTCGTTCGATCCGTTGATTTTCCGAATGTCTTTGTTTAAACTTCATAGTGAGCACTCTCCTGTTATTAGATCATGTTAGTCACTGGCCGGTGACATGATCTTAATGTACAGAGGGTGCTTGTTTTTTGCAAAACCAAAATATTAGCATCTACAGGAATGCTCAACCTCGCAATACTGACACTTTTGGCTAGAATAGCGCACCATAGTTCCCTTACGTCCGCGCGAGGCAGCTGGAGCAACTCCGCGGTATTTCAAAACCCTATTTCACGCCTAATCCAGCTAACAGTCTCTTTAGCACGACCACGGATTCTGCCCTGGTCGCTTGCTCCTGCGGAGCAAACTCTTCGGCGGTACGGCCATTCATCAAGCCGGAGTCCACAGCAAGGGCAACTAC
Above is a genomic segment from Paenibacillus sp. HWE-109 containing:
- a CDS encoding extracellular solute-binding protein, yielding MSRQKRGVLTSLVSLTAISLLVAGCGSSTGSTTPSAAPTNEAKEPVSLKIMGNYDSPTLSEADQKFVKSLEEKNNVKVQFDIPPITGYAERLQLMLASGTYPDLVFFPGTTDVSFQNAVKDGILLPVNAYIDKFPELKKYTYPTALDSLKVKNDGDIYGIPRTSILRNDGFWVRNDWLQNVGVTVPADGQVTIEQFEDILKKFTFNDPDKNGKNDTYGYAGYVNVQTKVFEPVLTGPFGALGWQESKNGTYKYMDSKFDTSTTRYKDALAFTAKLYKEGVFDPDSATNDDTKSRERFWRGMTGVYPGFAGHYTWHLPEIQKQTPSADLTYIWVKGADGKILNAGATGATGAWGFWAITKTSKNPLKAAQFLNSWITDDTWTIVKDGYEGNDYTVKDGQKVGITPLPKDYVRTNTMRRAYDESFFIKVGTPQAVVDKIKPWLKTAVETAVVSKDLGYVPEAAKKPNYQDYKKTWDQTIMKIIMGKEPVDKFTELQSGWYKNGGDEYAKQMNDYIAGLKK
- a CDS encoding glycine cleavage system protein H, which gives rise to MSVPVNLKYTRDHFWIRQEGDRAVIGLTENGLEQLGMILYIELPERDAIVMQNEFIGSLETVDNEHDLNSPLSGKITAVNILLERASQLLNESPYDKGWLFAIQWSQASELERLWDANSYQAENPADY
- a CDS encoding IS110 family transposase, giving the protein MKFKQRHSENQRIERITTNHLIVGVDIAKEKHVARAVNFRGIEIGRPISFENGREGFEKLFRWIQNLLAQKNLTSFLIGLEPTGHYWFNLTDWLTQNNHEVVLVNPLTTYRNKENRDNSQSKNDFKDALVIADAVCRGFYFPYYQHGDVYQRIRMVMNDREYWVNQQTSLKNRIFRLLDIHFPEYCRVFEDWTTVRSLASLKIFPLPADVRLLTPLEMVSLWREKGGMKRAGGRTGMEIATRLIAAARNSVGSKVGYVEARNDLKRLLEDYERLAERLREFEQELEGLLEPLPEVPLLRSLKGLSTLMISALLAGCGDLSKYAHGQQILSQAGMNLVNQSSGKHQGKVTLSKRGRPQLRKYLYLAVLTLVNNHPSFQQWHIHNVQVMKMKKHRSIFKLIGKLARIIIGMVKRQEEFKSDMEQQQAA
- a CDS encoding peroxiredoxin, with the protein product MAERLVGKQAPDFTMETATGDGKEFGKASLSDYKGKWLVLFFYPLDFTFVCPTEITALSHAAAQFKELDTEILGVSIDSIHTHKAWINTPINDNGLGKLEFPLAADITKSVARDYGVLIEEEGIALRGLFIIDPEGELKYEVVNHNDVGRSVEETLRVLQALQSGGLCPMNWKPGDKNLVVK